Proteins found in one Sulfuricurvum sp. genomic segment:
- a CDS encoding M3 family metallopeptidase has translation MQPFADFKLDLETFIPDLNSLIEINHKTIADLLAIPNKTYANFVRPFDLMEEDMELLFTPLSHINAVKNSEESQKVYADALPILTDYSTFIGQNLAIYEAFKVIKENEYDSLNTEERRILDLNILHFELAGAHLDDASKQRLSEINLRKSTLTNDFSQNVLDATNAYEKIITEAADVEGIPESDLENARFDEDGVTKYRFTLQMPSYIAYMTYGPNRSIREELYRAYTTRAPQNGAIIDELMALRQESAHLLGFKNYAEYSLASKMAPSTQSVLNFLNSLVDASRKQGMRELEELRAIAPGIDLQSYDTAFYGEILKKAQYDIDEEEYRPYFEQRSVMEGMFTFLNELFGIRFEKVELNLWDDKATAYDVYEENELVARVYFDLEARKNKRGGAWMNNFQTHHCDTSGCTHLSSAFVVCNFPPSSETSPSLLRHDDVVTLFHEMGHTLHHLLSKVKEHGVSGVNGVEWDAVEFPSQFLENFAYEPKVLKLFAKHHETGEILSDEMIAKLIRAKNFQSGMFMLRQVEFSLFDFELHSKLYQGEEIQNLLNSVREKTALIRPPEYNKFQNGFSHIFSGGYSAGYYSYKWAEVLSADAYYAIVDEGVFGSELARKYKDIVLAKGGSQSMQELFVEMMGRECESKNLLRLSGIE, from the coding sequence ATGCAACCTTTTGCCGATTTTAAACTCGATTTAGAGACTTTTATTCCTGATTTGAATTCCCTGATCGAAATTAACCATAAAACTATTGCCGATTTACTGGCGATCCCGAACAAAACCTATGCCAATTTCGTTCGCCCGTTTGATCTGATGGAAGAAGATATGGAGCTTTTATTTACGCCGTTGTCCCATATCAATGCCGTTAAAAATTCCGAAGAATCTCAAAAAGTCTATGCGGATGCTCTCCCGATTCTCACAGACTATTCCACTTTTATCGGACAAAACCTCGCTATCTATGAAGCGTTTAAAGTGATTAAAGAGAACGAATACGACAGCCTCAACACGGAAGAACGCCGAATTTTAGATCTCAATATTCTCCATTTTGAGCTTGCAGGCGCACATCTGGATGATGCTTCCAAACAACGCCTATCCGAAATTAATCTCCGTAAAAGCACTCTGACAAATGACTTTTCGCAAAATGTTTTGGACGCGACAAACGCCTATGAAAAAATCATCACGGAGGCAGCCGATGTCGAGGGAATTCCCGAAAGTGACTTGGAAAATGCCCGTTTCGACGAAGACGGCGTTACCAAATACCGCTTTACTCTCCAAATGCCCTCGTATATCGCCTATATGACCTACGGACCCAACCGTTCTATCCGCGAAGAACTGTACCGTGCGTACACGACCCGCGCACCTCAAAACGGTGCGATTATCGATGAACTGATGGCGCTTCGCCAGGAAAGTGCACATCTGTTAGGATTCAAAAACTACGCCGAGTATTCTCTCGCCTCCAAAATGGCTCCGAGTACCCAAAGTGTTTTGAACTTTTTAAACTCCCTGGTGGATGCTTCCCGTAAACAGGGGATGCGTGAACTCGAAGAACTGCGTGCCATCGCTCCGGGTATCGATTTGCAAAGCTACGATACTGCCTTCTACGGTGAAATTCTCAAAAAAGCACAATACGACATCGATGAAGAAGAATATCGTCCCTATTTCGAACAACGCAGTGTGATGGAGGGGATGTTTACCTTCTTGAACGAACTGTTCGGTATCCGTTTTGAAAAGGTCGAGTTAAACCTGTGGGATGATAAAGCAACCGCTTATGACGTGTATGAAGAGAATGAACTTGTCGCTCGCGTCTATTTTGACCTCGAAGCCAGAAAAAATAAACGCGGCGGTGCGTGGATGAATAATTTTCAAACCCACCATTGCGATACATCCGGATGTACCCACCTCTCCAGTGCCTTTGTCGTGTGTAATTTCCCTCCCTCTTCCGAAACATCTCCGTCGCTTCTGCGCCATGACGATGTCGTCACCCTCTTTCACGAAATGGGACACACGCTCCACCATCTTTTGAGTAAGGTCAAAGAACACGGCGTTAGCGGCGTCAACGGTGTTGAATGGGATGCGGTCGAGTTTCCCTCACAATTCTTGGAAAATTTTGCGTATGAGCCAAAAGTCCTGAAACTGTTTGCCAAACACCATGAAACCGGTGAAATTCTCAGTGATGAGATGATTGCCAAACTGATTCGGGCCAAAAACTTCCAAAGCGGAATGTTTATGTTGCGGCAGGTCGAATTTTCCCTTTTTGATTTCGAACTTCATTCAAAGCTCTATCAGGGAGAAGAGATCCAAAATCTTTTAAACAGCGTCCGTGAAAAAACCGCTCTTATCCGCCCGCCGGAGTACAACAAATTCCAAAACGGGTTCAGCCACATCTTCAGCGGCGGATACAGCGCCGGATACTACAGTTACAAATGGGCAGAAGTTCTCAGTGCCGATGCCTATTACGCCATAGTCGACGAAGGTGTTTTCGGCTCTGAACTCGCACGCAAGTATAAAGATATCGTACTGGCCAAAGGGGGATCACAAAGTATGCAGGAACTGTTTGTCGAGATGATGGGGCGAGAATGCGAAAGCAAAAATCTCCTCCGTTTGAGCGGAATTGAATAA
- a CDS encoding DNA-deoxyinosine glycosylase — protein sequence MNYFEHPFPPILDEQTRVLFLGSFPSIASFEQAFYYAHPRNAFWPILEEIFDVRLETNEAKKTFCLEKGIGLWDVIGSCERSNSSDTNLKNCIPNDFEKLLRDYPNIRALGFTGKKSHDLFVKYFKDLEIERVLLPSTSPAHAAMSKGKKEKIYKEFIDKFLTV from the coding sequence ATGAACTATTTTGAGCACCCCTTTCCCCCCATCCTTGATGAACAAACCCGTGTTTTGTTTCTTGGAAGTTTCCCCAGTATCGCGTCGTTCGAACAAGCTTTTTATTACGCCCATCCGCGCAACGCATTTTGGCCGATCCTCGAAGAGATTTTTGATGTGCGTTTGGAAACCAATGAGGCTAAAAAAACATTCTGTTTGGAAAAAGGGATTGGGTTATGGGACGTCATCGGGAGTTGCGAGCGGAGTAATTCGAGCGATACGAATCTTAAAAACTGTATTCCAAATGATTTTGAAAAACTGTTACGTGACTATCCGAATATCCGTGCGCTCGGATTTACGGGAAAAAAAAGTCATGATCTGTTTGTAAAATATTTTAAAGATTTGGAGATTGAGAGGGTATTGCTTCCCTCTACTTCACCAGCCCATGCAGCGATGAGCAAAGGGAAAAAAGAAAAGATTTATAAAGAGTTTATAGACAAGTTTTTAACTGTTTAA
- a CDS encoding DnaJ C-terminal domain-containing protein — MSKSLYTTLEIAPGASEAEIKKAYRKLARQYHPDVNKDPAAEEKFKEINAAYEVLSDKEKRAKYDQFGDSMFGGQDFHDFARGQGGNVDLDDILRNIFGQGGGGFGGGGFGGFGGNAGFGGGGFGGGMNLDIDANVTIPFAVAVLGGKHSISLSGESFDIKIPAGIKSGEKLRVRGKGKRAGNQVGDLYLRIDISPNNEYEREGDTLIKTFNVPLYAALFGGKVSVQTLEKEVTLKVPENTKNGQRFRLKEMGVMNRQTNVRGDLFLKANIVLPPLDKIDPALVEQMKQSLPQGA, encoded by the coding sequence ATGTCAAAAAGTTTATATACTACTCTCGAAATTGCACCCGGCGCAAGTGAAGCCGAGATCAAAAAAGCATACCGCAAACTGGCTCGTCAGTATCATCCTGACGTGAACAAAGACCCAGCAGCCGAAGAGAAATTTAAAGAGATTAATGCTGCGTATGAAGTTTTGAGCGACAAAGAAAAACGGGCCAAGTACGATCAGTTCGGAGACTCGATGTTCGGCGGTCAGGATTTCCATGATTTTGCTCGAGGGCAGGGCGGGAATGTTGACTTGGATGATATTTTACGCAATATATTCGGTCAAGGCGGCGGCGGTTTTGGCGGTGGTGGATTCGGAGGATTCGGCGGAAATGCCGGGTTTGGCGGCGGCGGTTTTGGCGGCGGGATGAATCTCGACATCGATGCCAATGTCACTATCCCGTTTGCCGTTGCGGTATTGGGCGGAAAACACTCTATCAGCCTCTCAGGGGAGAGTTTTGACATCAAAATTCCTGCAGGGATTAAAAGCGGTGAAAAACTCCGTGTCCGAGGTAAAGGGAAACGGGCCGGCAATCAGGTCGGTGATCTGTACCTCCGAATCGATATTTCTCCAAACAATGAGTATGAGAGAGAAGGGGATACGCTTATCAAGACGTTTAATGTCCCCCTCTATGCGGCACTCTTCGGCGGAAAAGTGAGTGTCCAAACGCTTGAGAAAGAAGTAACCCTCAAAGTTCCCGAAAACACGAAAAACGGTCAGCGTTTCCGTCTCAAAGAGATGGGTGTTATGAACCGTCAAACCAATGTGCGCGGAGACCTGTTTTTGAAAGCGAATATCGTCCTCCCGCCTCTAGATAAAATCGATCCAGCATTGGTCGAACAAATGAAACAATCCCTACCACAAGGAGCGTAA
- a CDS encoding serine hydrolase — MIIKILGLCAAVSISLFGAIDKHQLDNLKIDAMVVKDLKTKHILYSKEGDKNLKPASLTKVMTALLAINSGKMNHVVTITREMTKVEPTIAGYKRGDQIVLSDLVKAAMIQSDNDAAKAIAIAVGGDEEHFVNMMNAQAKRIGMNHTHFENPCGYDEKDHYSTPNDLLKLTEYAIKNRKFNEISKLNNYTYYSQNNHKKFWAYTHNRLLNRYEYAVGIKTGYTSKAGACLIARAKKDGKDCVIVMMHSKEDRWKTAKSIFEQVLNS, encoded by the coding sequence ATGATTATAAAAATTTTGGGGCTTTGTGCTGCAGTATCCATTAGTCTTTTTGGCGCCATCGATAAACATCAACTGGATAATTTGAAGATTGATGCAATGGTGGTAAAAGATTTAAAAACCAAACATATTTTGTATTCGAAAGAGGGTGACAAAAATCTCAAACCGGCCAGTTTGACCAAAGTAATGACCGCATTGCTTGCGATCAACAGCGGAAAAATGAATCATGTCGTCACAATCACGCGGGAAATGACCAAGGTTGAACCGACAATAGCGGGGTATAAGCGGGGTGATCAGATCGTACTGAGCGATTTGGTGAAAGCGGCGATGATCCAGTCGGACAATGACGCGGCAAAAGCGATTGCGATTGCAGTCGGCGGGGATGAAGAACATTTTGTTAATATGATGAATGCACAGGCTAAGCGCATCGGTATGAATCATACCCATTTTGAAAATCCGTGCGGATATGATGAAAAAGATCACTACTCGACACCAAATGATCTTTTAAAATTGACCGAGTATGCGATTAAAAATCGAAAATTCAACGAGATCAGCAAACTCAATAACTACACCTACTATTCGCAAAACAACCATAAGAAATTTTGGGCCTATACCCACAACCGATTGCTAAACCGGTACGAATATGCGGTAGGGATTAAAACGGGGTACACTTCGAAAGCCGGAGCGTGTTTGATCGCACGGGCAAAAAAAGACGGGAAAGATTGCGTGATCGTTATGATGCATTCTAAAGAAGACCGCTGGAAAACGGCAAAAAGTATTTTTGAGCAGGTATTAAACAGTTAA
- the purH gene encoding bifunctional phosphoribosylaminoimidazolecarboxamide formyltransferase/IMP cyclohydrolase, with product MKRALLSVSDKSNIVEFAKSLIGLDYQIISTGGTYKMLKDAGVAAIEIDEVTKFPECFEGRVKTLNPYIHGGILHRRDKQSHLDQAKELGVEAIDLVCVNLYPFKATIEKTDDFEEIIENIDIGGPAMVRSAAKNFDSVIILTDPSDYSLVLNAIQNNENTVEFRRDLMIKAYEHTAAYDSMIANYMNKRFNNGMGNKQFIVGNKVMDTRYGENPHQKGGLYEFDTFFSKNFKTLKGEASFNNLTDISGAVKIAAAFGDENAICIVKHGNPCGFAIRENLLDAYTEALKCDPISAFGGVVAVNGVVTKALAEKMNEMFLEVIIAGRIDDEARAVFEPKKRLKLFEYGSDRITLSNDAIDFKHIDGGFVFQDADKVTADEVKNAKLVTKHVASDAALKDAEIAYKVASLTKSNCVVYVKDAAMVAVGMGMTSRVDAARCALKKAEEMGLDVSGSALASEAFFPFRDSIDAAAGAGVKTVIQPGGSVRDEEVIAAADEHGMALYFTGIRHFLH from the coding sequence ATGAAGCGTGCATTGCTCAGTGTCAGCGATAAAAGCAACATCGTTGAGTTTGCCAAATCTCTTATCGGTTTGGACTATCAGATCATCTCTACGGGCGGAACCTATAAAATGCTCAAAGACGCAGGTGTGGCTGCGATCGAGATCGATGAGGTGACCAAATTCCCTGAGTGTTTCGAAGGGCGTGTTAAAACCCTCAACCCGTATATCCACGGCGGAATCTTGCACCGACGCGACAAACAGTCTCATCTTGATCAAGCGAAAGAACTCGGCGTAGAAGCGATCGATTTGGTATGTGTCAACCTCTATCCGTTCAAAGCGACGATCGAAAAAACCGACGATTTCGAAGAGATCATTGAAAACATCGACATCGGCGGTCCGGCGATGGTCCGTTCTGCGGCGAAAAACTTCGACAGTGTCATCATCCTTACCGATCCGTCAGACTATTCATTGGTATTGAATGCCATCCAAAACAACGAAAATACCGTGGAATTCCGCCGCGATTTGATGATCAAAGCGTACGAGCATACGGCGGCGTACGATTCAATGATCGCGAACTACATGAACAAACGTTTTAACAACGGTATGGGGAACAAACAGTTCATCGTAGGAAACAAAGTGATGGATACCCGTTACGGCGAAAACCCGCACCAAAAGGGCGGTTTGTATGAGTTTGACACCTTTTTCAGTAAAAACTTCAAAACCCTCAAAGGGGAAGCGAGCTTCAATAACCTGACCGATATCAGCGGTGCGGTGAAAATCGCGGCGGCGTTCGGAGATGAAAATGCGATCTGTATCGTCAAACACGGTAACCCGTGCGGTTTTGCGATTCGTGAAAACCTTCTCGATGCGTATACCGAAGCGCTCAAATGTGATCCGATTTCGGCATTCGGCGGTGTTGTAGCGGTAAACGGTGTCGTGACCAAAGCGTTGGCGGAGAAAATGAATGAAATGTTCCTCGAAGTGATTATTGCGGGACGTATCGACGACGAAGCACGCGCGGTATTTGAGCCGAAAAAACGTCTTAAACTATTCGAATACGGAAGCGACCGTATCACGCTTAGCAACGATGCGATCGATTTCAAACACATCGACGGCGGATTTGTATTCCAAGATGCGGATAAAGTCACTGCGGATGAAGTGAAAAATGCTAAATTGGTGACCAAACACGTCGCTAGTGATGCGGCACTAAAAGATGCGGAGATCGCGTACAAAGTCGCGTCACTCACCAAATCAAACTGTGTCGTCTACGTCAAAGACGCGGCAATGGTAGCAGTCGGAATGGGTATGACTTCCCGTGTCGATGCGGCGCGCTGTGCCCTCAAAAAAGCTGAAGAGATGGGTCTGGATGTCAGCGGTTCGGCATTGGCGTCTGAAGCGTTTTTCCCATTCCGTGATTCTATCGACGCGGCGGCGGGTGCGGGTGTTAAAACCGTTATCCAACCGGGCGGTTCGGTACGTGATGAGGAAGTCATCGCGGCAGCGGATGAACACGGTATGGCGCTCTATTTTACGGGTATTCGTCACTTCTTACACTAA
- a CDS encoding CHAD domain-containing protein, whose amino-acid sequence MKPTPLTQYLLYQLYHGRIKFQEFHADRHPASLHAFRIAMRKVRSIAKLLLDETTFAFPQFLKEGIKTTNDLRELDVLIGSLEKYPKIRKELLLIRPKQFEERLSELFCEALLQNLDATYTLIYESDPAIFREIAVQKVLTHYQHCLDELNALTGDEKPKDLHKLRIMFKDARYGFEFLNVSDLHPSAELIDYCRTMQERLGHVQDYVNQLEWLTTFAAENPALDLSELIAKRKKKLKKLKESAKDTTRSV is encoded by the coding sequence ATGAAACCGACACCCTTAACCCAATATCTGTTGTATCAGTTATATCACGGTCGAATCAAGTTCCAGGAATTTCATGCAGACCGGCATCCGGCCAGTCTTCATGCATTTAGAATCGCGATGCGTAAAGTCAGGTCGATTGCTAAATTATTACTGGATGAAACAACGTTTGCTTTCCCTCAATTTTTAAAAGAAGGGATAAAAACGACTAACGATCTCCGGGAGCTTGACGTATTGATCGGATCGCTCGAAAAATACCCAAAAATCCGAAAAGAGCTTCTGCTGATTCGTCCGAAACAGTTTGAAGAGCGTTTAAGCGAACTCTTTTGCGAAGCGCTGTTGCAAAATCTGGACGCTACGTACACTCTTATCTATGAAAGTGATCCTGCAATCTTTCGTGAAATTGCCGTCCAAAAAGTCCTCACCCATTATCAGCATTGCCTTGATGAGCTCAATGCCCTTACGGGGGATGAAAAACCGAAAGATTTGCATAAACTGCGAATCATGTTCAAAGATGCCCGCTACGGATTCGAATTTCTAAACGTCTCGGATCTGCACCCTTCGGCAGAACTGATCGATTATTGCAGAACGATGCAGGAGAGATTGGGACACGTACAGGACTATGTCAATCAGCTCGAATGGCTCACTACATTTGCAGCCGAAAATCCGGCGCTCGATCTCAGCGAACTGATCGCAAAACGGAAGAAAAAACTTAAAAAGCTCAAAGAATCGGCTAAAGACACCACTCGATCGGTTTAA
- a CDS encoding helix-turn-helix transcriptional regulator has product MHHFDEPVYMISIVAKILDIHPQTLRQYERENLITPSRSDGRIRLYSQRDIEKIKMILRLTREVGVNLAGVDVVIRLKDKMEAMEQEMMELRAEIARMRSSSGVPPEKSLVTKRSIYEMVIFDDDIIK; this is encoded by the coding sequence ATGCACCATTTTGACGAACCGGTTTATATGATTAGTATCGTTGCAAAGATTTTGGATATTCATCCACAGACGCTTCGTCAATATGAGCGTGAAAACTTGATTACCCCTTCGCGCTCGGACGGACGTATCCGTCTGTATTCTCAGCGCGACATTGAAAAAATCAAAATGATTCTCCGACTAACCCGTGAAGTGGGAGTAAATCTCGCAGGCGTGGATGTTGTAATCCGTCTCAAAGATAAAATGGAAGCGATGGAGCAAGAGATGATGGAACTGCGTGCAGAAATCGCTCGGATGCGCTCTAGCAGCGGTGTACCACCGGAAAAATCTTTGGTCACGAAACGAAGTATTTATGAAATGGTCATCTTTGACGATGACATAATCAAATAA
- a CDS encoding DUF502 domain-containing protein encodes MSAKFKLLLRYIFVGALSLFPLILVIVVVNYLKNLGVSAYSSLHEYTDSFEVTLALMAGVVGIFALLGFSIEKYGRSIFISMIDSTFEKIPAIRSVYSVSKKLAAMLSGGEDGTKKEVVLVEYPKEGVWVPAYLLNRHENICVLFIPTSPNPTSGYTVLVDETLIKKTSLTLQEASSFIISMGADFPQKEKVSMLIQNANEIKSH; translated from the coding sequence ATGAGTGCAAAATTCAAACTACTACTTCGTTATATCTTTGTCGGGGCATTATCCCTGTTTCCTTTGATTTTGGTGATCGTAGTGGTCAACTATTTGAAAAATTTGGGTGTAAGCGCGTATTCGTCGCTTCATGAGTACACCGATTCGTTTGAAGTGACGTTAGCATTAATGGCTGGTGTTGTAGGCATTTTCGCCCTTTTAGGATTTTCGATCGAAAAGTACGGGCGTTCGATTTTTATCTCAATGATCGACAGTACATTTGAAAAAATACCTGCCATCCGCTCCGTCTATTCGGTTTCGAAAAAACTTGCTGCGATGCTCTCAGGCGGTGAAGACGGGACGAAGAAAGAGGTTGTTCTGGTCGAATATCCCAAAGAGGGGGTGTGGGTCCCGGCGTATTTACTGAATCGTCATGAAAATATCTGCGTACTGTTTATCCCGACATCTCCGAATCCTACGAGCGGCTATACGGTACTGGTAGATGAAACCCTGATTAAGAAAACCTCGCTCACGCTTCAGGAAGCATCCTCATTTATCATCAGTATGGGAGCCGATTTCCCGCAAAAAGAAAAGGTATCCATGCTGATTCAGAACGCTAATGAAATAAAATCCCATTAG
- a CDS encoding endonuclease/exonuclease/phosphatase family protein gives MRFLWLLALLMSLLGGAEVKVATYNVENLFDMNNDGTEYEEYIPNGSWGWDEAMYRTKLRNTATVIKDIGADIIGLQEIESETALKDLKAELNRQGLYYQYYAFARTPNSAVNTALLSRYPIQSALKLPISRNGKYRDILEAKININGTFVRVFVNHWKSKSGPESERIACAKRLLLRLKELPENEPYILIGDFNSHYEEYKTFLRSRKHNDTDGITGINNILKTIDENGNPITYTSLKTTKGSLYNLWYEIGEDQRWSHQYKGEVEGLDNIIISPALADGEGIEYIRGSFGRFDAPYLFNKGKIYRWQQSRNYPKHHLGEGYSDHLPIYAMFKL, from the coding sequence GTGCGATTTCTATGGCTATTGGCATTATTGATGTCACTGTTAGGAGGGGCCGAAGTGAAAGTAGCAACCTATAACGTCGAAAATCTGTTCGATATGAACAACGACGGTACGGAGTACGAAGAGTACATTCCGAACGGTTCATGGGGATGGGATGAGGCCATGTATCGGACTAAACTCCGTAATACGGCAACCGTCATCAAAGATATAGGAGCCGATATTATCGGTTTGCAGGAAATCGAATCCGAAACCGCACTCAAAGACCTCAAAGCCGAGCTTAACCGTCAAGGATTGTACTATCAATATTATGCATTCGCACGTACTCCGAACTCCGCTGTCAATACAGCCCTTCTCAGCCGTTACCCCATCCAAAGCGCACTCAAACTTCCTATTAGCCGTAATGGAAAATACCGTGATATTTTAGAAGCAAAAATCAACATCAACGGAACGTTTGTCCGTGTATTCGTCAACCACTGGAAATCCAAAAGCGGCCCTGAGAGTGAGCGGATAGCCTGCGCGAAACGCCTCCTTCTACGGCTCAAAGAGCTTCCTGAGAATGAGCCGTACATCCTCATCGGGGATTTTAACTCCCATTATGAAGAGTACAAAACGTTCCTCAGAAGTCGCAAGCACAATGACACCGATGGCATAACGGGAATCAATAACATTCTAAAAACGATTGATGAAAACGGAAATCCCATAACGTATACTTCACTCAAAACCACCAAAGGATCTCTCTATAATCTCTGGTATGAAATTGGCGAAGATCAACGATGGAGTCATCAGTATAAAGGAGAAGTAGAAGGGTTAGACAACATCATCATCTCTCCGGCATTGGCGGATGGTGAGGGGATAGAGTATATACGGGGAAGCTTTGGACGATTCGATGCGCCTTATCTCTTTAACAAAGGCAAAATTTATCGCTGGCAGCAAAGCCGCAATTACCCTAAACATCATTTAGGTGAGGGCTATTCCGATCATCTTCCGATTTATGCAATGTTTAAATTGTAA
- the ung gene encoding uracil-DNA glycosylase, giving the protein MAISPVIHESWSEALKAEFAHPYMEELKAFLVEEKKNYTIFPQGSHIFNAFNSTPFDSVKVVILGQDPYHGAGQAHGLSFSVQHGIALPPSLQNIFKELVTDIGCPYPKSGDLSHWAHEGVLLLNTLLTVRMGEPFSHKDHGWERFTDQVIRTLSEQREHIVFILWGAPAEKKASLIDGRKHLILKAPHPSPLSSYRGFFGSKPFSQSNDYLKAQGIKPIEWCL; this is encoded by the coding sequence ATGGCGATCAGCCCTGTTATCCATGAGAGCTGGAGCGAGGCGTTAAAAGCTGAGTTCGCCCATCCGTATATGGAAGAGCTCAAAGCTTTTTTAGTCGAAGAGAAAAAAAACTATACTATTTTCCCTCAGGGGAGCCATATTTTCAATGCTTTTAACTCCACCCCTTTTGATTCCGTAAAAGTCGTTATATTAGGGCAAGACCCTTACCATGGAGCAGGACAGGCACACGGGCTTTCCTTTTCGGTGCAGCACGGTATTGCGCTTCCTCCCTCTCTGCAAAATATTTTTAAAGAATTGGTTACAGATATCGGATGCCCATACCCCAAAAGCGGGGATTTGAGTCATTGGGCGCATGAGGGGGTACTGCTTCTTAATACTTTGCTCACGGTCCGCATGGGGGAGCCGTTTTCGCACAAAGATCACGGTTGGGAACGATTTACCGATCAGGTGATCCGAACACTCAGTGAACAGCGAGAGCATATCGTCTTTATCCTCTGGGGCGCTCCTGCGGAGAAAAAGGCTTCTTTGATCGATGGGCGTAAACATCTGATTCTCAAAGCTCCGCATCCTTCCCCTCTATCATCGTACAGGGGATTTTTCGGTTCAAAACCGTTTAGCCAGTCTAACGATTATCTCAAAGCTCAGGGAATTAAACCGATCGAGTGGTGTCTTTAG